TACGTCGGGTCCCTGGTGTCGGGCGGATCGCTCGGGGACCCCGTGCTGATCAGCGGCGGCAAGACGGCGGATGCCCCGCTGACCACGCCGAGTTGGGACATCGAGGGCGACCTGTGGGTGGCCGACCGGAATCCCGCCGATCCGCGGCTGCTGCTGTTCAAGGAGGGCGCGGGCAAGCCGCTGACGGTGGAGACGCCCGGGCTGGACGGGCGGATCAAGGATGTGCGGGTGGCCGCGGACGGGGTGCGGATCGCGCTCGTCGTCGAGAAGGGCGGCAAGCAGTCACTGTTCGTCGGCCGGATCGAGCGGGAGGGCAGGACCGGGGACGCGCGGAGCGTCTCGGTGCGGGGACTGCGCTCCACGACGCCCGAGCTGGAAGAGGTCACGACCATGTCCTGGGCCGGCGACAGCAGGCTCGTGGTGGTCGGGCGCGAGCAGGGCGGAGTGCAGCAGACGCGGTACGTCCAGGTCGACGGCTCCACGCCCGAGGGGCCGCCGCCGGCCGCGCTGACGGGCGTGAAGGAGATCGCCGCGTCGGAGGACGACGAGATGCCGTTGGTGGCGTACTCGGAGGACGGGATCGTACGGCTGCCGTCCGGGGCGCAGTGGCAGAAGGTGGACGCGGACGGGACGGCGCCGGTTTATCCGGGGTGACGCGACTCGTGTGAGTGACCGCGGGGGCGATGAGGGTGGGTGACGTGGAGGTGCTGGGGGTGGGGTGACACGCAGAGGTGCCGGGGGGCGGGGTGCTGGGCGCGGGGTGCCGGGGCATGCGTTGCTGAGATCTTGCTGACGGGGACCGTGTTGTCCGGAGCGGCTGCTTTTGCCGGGGGAGACCCGGTGGGGTGGCCGCTCCTTTTGTTGTTCCGGGGTGGGGCGGATTCGTTGAGGGTGGCGCGGATTCGGCGTTCTCGTTGTTTCGGGGCTGAATGGCGGGCTGTTCGGGGGGCGGGGCGATTGCTTGTATGGGGTCGCTATTTGAGGTGGGAACTGCTGTTCGTATAGAGGGCGGGGTTTTCCACAGGGGGTTATCCACAGGGGTGGTCGGGGCGGCTCCGGCATTGGCACAGTGGTGGGCATGCGGGGGTGGTGGCAGGACCTCACCGATCTGGTGCTGCCGGCCGAGTGCGGAGGCTGCGGGAGGCCTCGCACGGCGCTGTGTCCTGAGTGCCGTGCCGCCCTGTACGGGGCCGCACCGCGCCGGGTGCGACCGGCGCCGGAGCCGTCCGGGCTGCCGGTCGTGCACGCGGCGGCTCGGTATGAGGATGCGGTGCGGGCGGTGCTGTTGGCGCACAAGGAGCGAGGGGCGTTGGGGCTCGCGGGGCCGCTCGGATCGGCGCTGGCGGGGGCGGTGTGGGCAGGGGTGCGGGAGGTCTGTGAGCCGGATGGTGGGGGCTGGGCGCCGGAGTGGTCACTGGGGTCGGGGCAGAGGGGCGGGAGTGGGGCGCGGTCGGATGCCGCCCTTGGGGGCGGGGGGCCCGGAGTGCCCGTGCTGCTCGTTCCCGTGCCGTCCGCGCGGCGGGCTGTTCGGGCTCGGGGGCATGATCCGGCCCGGCGCATCGCGCTTGCGGCGGCGGGGGAGCTGCGGCGGGCGGGGATGCCGGCGCGGGTGGTGGCCGTCCTGCGGCAGCGACGGGGTGTGGCCGACCAGTCGGGGCTCAACTCCCGGCAGCGGATGGACAACCTCGCCGGGGCGCTGACGGTGGTTCCGGGTGGCGGGCGGCTGCTGTGCGGAGGCCTGGTCGTGCTGGTCGACGACCTGATGACGACGGGGGCGTCCCTGGCGGAGGCGGCGCGGGCTGTCGGGGAGGCGCGGGAGAGGGAACGTGTGGGGTACGGCGGTTCGGGGGGCGGGGGTCGTGGGGAGCAGGGCGGGTTTCGCGGGGAACAGGGCGGGGGTCGTGGTGGACGGGGCGAGGTGCGCGGTGGACGGGGCGGGGTGCGCGGGGGGCAGGACGGGCTTCGCGGGGACCAGGTCGCGTCTCGCGGTGAACAGGTGGCGGTCGAGAGCCGTGATCAACGGCAACAGGGGGTGGGTGCAGGGGGTGCTCCGCCGGGCGGGCGCGGTGGGCTTCGGCTGGCGGAGTCGGGGGCGGGCGCTGGGTGTCGACGGCCGGATTCGGGTGCGGTGGCCGGGGATCGGCAGGAGTCCGGTGCGGGGGTCGGGTATCGGCACTCGGAGTCCGGCGCGGGGGTCGGCGATCGGCGGCCGGAGCCAGGAGCGAGGGCTGGGTGTCGGCAGTCGGAGTCGGAGTCGGGTGCGGGCGGCGATGGGCGGTCGGAAGCGGGTGCCCGGACCGGGCGGCGGCGGTCGGAGGTGGAGGGGTGGAGTGCTGACGCGCAGGTGGCGATGGATGGTTGGCGTGATCGAGCGCGGGCGGTGAGGGATGGGCGGGGTGTTCATGGGCAGTCGGAGACGGGTGGCCGGTCTGCTCCGCGTGCGACTCCCCGGACAGCTGGGCGGTACGGCCCATGGCAGCCGGATCCGGGCGGGCTCCGGGGGCGACAGCAGCAGGAGTCGGACCGGTCCCGTAGCGGACGGCAGCAGGAGTCGGACTGGTCCCGTAGTGGACGGCAGCGGGAGCTGAGTGGGCCTCGCGGGGTGCGGGAAGTGGGTGGATGCGGGAGTGACGGGATGCGCGTCGTGTACACGGCTGCAACTCGGGAAGGCATGGGGGAACGGATGGCCGCAGGGACGGAGGAGGACACGGCCCGGGAGCGCTGCCTGGAGGCCGCGGCGGGCGCCGTTGGCGTCCGTGACGTGATCTGCGCGGCTGTGGTCGCGGCCCCGCCTGATTCTTTCGAAATAAACCGGAACTGACTGCGAAGTTGCATCGTTGCAGGTTGCGAGAGGACCAATTCACCTGAACGGAGGTACGCCGCGGTAGAGGGTGACGACATCCGTCCGGGCGAGATATGTTCGGTTGTGAGAGAAAGGCGCAGGCCACACCTCGCAAATCCGAATGCCGTGCCGCGGGATTTTCCACCATCACCCGCGACGGTGGAATGGAGATCTTGCCCGCGGGGGAGGAGGTGGAAGTCACCGAGTCCGAGGTTCCGGGGCTCACCGGAGCCTGGTGCAAAAGGGAGATGCTCCGCATCGAGGCGGAGCGATCCGGGAACGGAGTTCTGCGTGGACATCGTCGTCAAGGGCCGCAAGACCGAGGTGCCCGAGCGGTTCCGCAAGCACGTGGCCGAGAAGCTGAAGCTGGAGAAGATCCAGAAGCTCGATGGCAAGGTGATCAGCCTCGACGTCGAGGTGTCCAAGGAGCCGAACCCCCGACAGGCCGACCGTTGTGACCGAGTGGAGATCACGCTCCGCTCCCGCGGTCCGGTGATCCGGGCGGAAGCGGCAGCCAGCGACCCGTACGCGGCACTCGACCTGGCGGCGGAGAAGCTGGACGCCAGGCTGCGCAAGCAGCACGACAAGCGCCACACACGGCGCGGCGCACGACGACTCACGGCGGCGGAGGTCCCGGACCACGTTCCGGACGCGGCGACGCTCAACGGCAACGGCCACCCCGTGCACGAGGAAGAGCCGGAGGGCGTACCCACCAAGAAGATCGGCTCGCTGGAGATCAAGGGTGAAGGCCCCCTCGTCGTCCGCGAGAAGACCCATGTCGCCTCCCCGATGACCCTCGACCAGGCGCTCTACGAGATGGAGCTGGTCGGGCACGACTTCTATCTGTTCGTCGACTCCGAGACCAAGGAACCGAGTGTCGTCTACCGGCGACACGCCTACGACTACGGCGTCATCCACCTGAGCACGGACCCGATGGTCGCCCGGGCGCACTCTCCCGCGCCCGGCGGCACGACGGGAAGCTGACCCTCCCGGATGACAGCTGAGCCGGTGCCCCTGGAGCGCGTGTGCGCCCCCAGGGGCACCCGCGTGCGACCGTTTCGCGCCTCGCTCTGTCACCTCACTGTCGTCCGGGCATGGAATCATGGCCGTACCGGCCCAACCGGTGGGCCGTTGCCTTGGGTTGGCG
Above is a window of Streptomyces griseorubiginosus DNA encoding:
- the hpf gene encoding ribosome hibernation-promoting factor, HPF/YfiA family; translated protein: MDIVVKGRKTEVPERFRKHVAEKLKLEKIQKLDGKVISLDVEVSKEPNPRQADRCDRVEITLRSRGPVIRAEAAASDPYAALDLAAEKLDARLRKQHDKRHTRRGARRLTAAEVPDHVPDAATLNGNGHPVHEEEPEGVPTKKIGSLEIKGEGPLVVREKTHVASPMTLDQALYEMELVGHDFYLFVDSETKEPSVVYRRHAYDYGVIHLSTDPMVARAHSPAPGGTTGS